One Aegilops tauschii subsp. strangulata cultivar AL8/78 chromosome 7, Aet v6.0, whole genome shotgun sequence genomic window carries:
- the LOC141026400 gene encoding uncharacterized protein, giving the protein MLFILAMDPLQKILDKATAASILSPLPTRAAALRAIFYADDAALFVNPVHEEIVALHRILLAFGSASDLRINEDKCVAYPIHCQQIDIADMLGGFGGSLGSFPCQYLGLPLSTRKLRRIDMQPMIDKGAARLKIWKGRLMNKTGRLQLINSTLTATATFFLTSFAPHKWAVKKFDRLRRNFLWKWRRKLMVENVL; this is encoded by the coding sequence ATGCTCTTCATCCTTGCAATGGACCCCCTCCAAAAAATTCTGGACAAGGCAACAGCTGCGAGCATCCTCTCCCCCTTGCCAACAAGGGCGGCTGCTCTCAGAGCCATCTTCTATGCTGATGACGCGGCTCTGTTTGTCAACCCTGTGCATGAGGAGATTGTTGCCCTCCACCGCATCCTTCTGGCCTTTGGCAGTGCTTCGGATCTGAGGATAAACGAGGACAAGTGCGTGGCCTACCCGATCCACTGCCAGCAGATCGACATTGCAGACATGCTTGGAGGGTTCGGTGGGTCTTTGGGCAGCTTCCCTTGTCAATATTTGGGGCTTCCGCTCTCAACTCGCAAGCTCAGGCGCATTGACATGCAACCAATGATTGATAAGGGTGCTGCAAGGCTGAAAATTTGGAAAGGCAGGCTCATGAACAAAACTGGAAGGCTGCAGCTAATTAACTCAACGCTCACAGCAACTGCCACTTTCTTCCTCACCTCCTTTGCGCCTCATAAATGGGCCGTAAAGAAGTTTGACAGGCTGAGAAGAAATTTTCTTTGGAAGTGGAGGAGGAAACTCATGGTGGAAAATGTCTTGTGA
- the LOC141026402 gene encoding fructose-1,6-bisphosphatase, cytosolic-like: MDHAADAFRTDLMTITRYLLKEQSRHLESRGDFTILLSHIVLGCKFVTLNKAGQAKLIGLSVQSNVQCVLVSEEDEEASYLDRKLRGKYCVCFDPLDGSSNINSGMPIGMNYFCGAPASGELDGYFLKVDVRSCCVTNQGPICVGS; the protein is encoded by the exons ATGGATCATGCGGCGGACGCTTTCCGGACGGACCTGATGACCATCACGCGATACCTGCTGAAGGAGCAGAGCAGGCACCTGGAGTCGCGCGGCGACTTCACCATCCTCCTCTCCCACATCGTCCTCGGCTGCAAGTTCGTCACACTCAACAAGGCCGGCCAAGCCAAGCTCATCGGCCTCTCAGTTCAGAGCAACGTCCAG TGCGTTCTTGTGtccgaggaggacgaggaggcttCATACTTGGACCGAAAGCTCCGTGGGAA GTACTGTGTCTGTTTTGATCCCCTGGATGGCTCCTCCAATATCAACTCCGGCATGCCCATCGGAATG AATTACTTCTGCGGTGCGCCGGCATCTGGTGAGCTTGACGGGTACTTCCTGAAGGTTGATGTCCGCTCATGTTGCGTCACTAATCAAGGCCCCATTTGCGTGGGAAGCTGA
- the LOC109787191 gene encoding probable disease resistance protein RXW24L: MDTSILTVLNKIGEVAQFAVAEYQRLQDVDKQVDDLCSKLEFLMAMIQVAEEGNRIKRDELVRVWVNHLRSAVFQAEDIADEYFQEVYQSRPGFERKQARRCPCIPCFNLSEVPVRYDLAGQIKELLGRLDDIQNNKLLNMRPRMDGALDNNIQAIDKPTIGTMVVEGRVDAAVGFDGYIKSIINLLLEDKGSTVVVVTGESGIGKSTAARAVLGDRTVNRSFDICVWVCLPAKSRVDKYLDQIWKQSDEQTHHGCGRSEFKQVLAKMKSLVVLDGMDSMDELTGVLRELPGGAKGSRIVVTTQLPDEEIKQRRSGVTTVEVKSLEQADCVEFLDKVFSGRCRRVYKENQDKFVDKIYKISGGLPLAVVLLGGLLYFKDHETQWNEVFDLLESYARKRLIKRLLTVSYATMPTILKSCFLYFAAMPPNVPLDLKKLHRLWSAEGIAESESGGGFTENEVLARCLRVLVSRGLVERMEDGTKICIHQSVHGFAKEIAHETGFMESDSKFGIRGASTVRGLSIHNYVDRVIRIDKENCFPKLRTLLGDFAEDSITEVAHAKRGLRKSRLEFLRHSKFLRVVDLHGVKLGTLPDSIGDMIHLRYLGLRSCCLMDLPPSVAKLLNLETLDITDNQVQSIVDEFWKIKKLKHVLAEKLTLPLSAASMDLVTELETLQGVRLSSQWTQENCPIKNMAKIFSLAVVGATAACVRLLAKALEEKRALHHLKIAGDRIPLLRSSRYQPLQYLQLDGKILSDEGAAQSYHTRRPITASRIVLRSSCMSQELLGRFLSQPIVNELELLDNSFTDLKLLLQGDAFKYLKKLKLGNLKELEELVIGESAVPNLMTLEIFGCPKLKKIQGLKNLEQLKNLFFFDMPEIVAQLEAVDKELSGKIKHVRTSAWASTT; this comes from the exons atgGACACCTCCATTCTCACGGTGCTGAACAAGATCGGCGAGGTCGCGCAGTTCGCCGTGGCGGAGTACCAGCGCCTGCAGGATGTAGACAAGCAGGTAGACGACCTCTGTTCCAAACTCGAGTTCTTGATGGCCATGATCCAGGTCGCGGAGGAGGGCAACAGGATCAAACGCGACGAGCTGGTGCGTGTGTGGGTGAACCACCTTCGCAGCGCCGTGTTCCAGGCCGAAGACATCGCCGACGAGTACTTCCAAGAGGTGTACCAGTCGCGACCAGGGTTCGAGAGAAAACAAGCAAGGCGATGCCCATGCATCCCGTGCTTCAACTTGTCGGAGGTACCTGTTCGGTATGATTTGGCAGGGCAGATCAAGGAGCTTCTCGGCCGCCTGGACGATATCCAGAACAACAAGTTGTTGAACATGCGACCCAGAATGGATGGTGCTCTCGACAACAACATCCAAGCTATTGACAAGCCAACCATAGGTACTATGGTAGTCGAGGG GCGTGTTGATGCCGCCGTCGGTTTCGATGGTTATATCAAGTCCATAATAAACCTGCTTCTCGAGGACAAGGGATCCACAGTGGTAGTAGTTACCGGGGAGAGTGGCATTGGCAAATCAACTGCGGCACGAGCAGTTCTCGGGGACCGGACTGTAAACAGAAGTTTTGATATCTGTGTTTGGGTGTGCTTGCCAGCAAAATCAAGGGTGGACAAGTACTTGGATCAAATTTGGAAGCAGAGTGATGAACAAACACACCATGGCTGTGGCAGAAGTGAGTTCAAGCAAGTTCTGGCTAAAATGAAATCTTTGGTAGTGTTGGATGGTATGGACAGCATGGATGAGCTTACGGGCGTATTAAGGGAGCTGCCTGGTGGCGCCAAGGGGAGCAGGATAGTTGTAACCACACAGCTTCCAGATGAAGAAATCAAGCAACGCAGATCTGGCGTAACCACAGTGGAAGTCAAATCCCTTGAGCAGGCAGATTGCGTTGAATTTCTTGACAAGGTGTTTTCTGGCCGTTGCCGCCGTGTTTACAAGGAAAACCAGGACAAGTTTGTTGACAAAATATACAAGATTTCAGGAGGACTTCCTCTTGCTGTTGTATTGCTTGGAGGACTCCTGTACTTCAAAGACCATGAAACCCAATGGAATGAGGTATTCGATCTACTGGAATCCTATGCTCGCAAGAGGCTAATCAAGCGGCTACTGACAGTGAGCTATGCCACGATGCCTACAATCCTCAAGTCATGTTTCCTCTACTTTGCGGCCATGCCTCCGAATGTCCCCCTTGACCTCAAGAAACTGCACAGGCTGTGGAGTGCTGAGGGAATTGCTGAATCGGAATCCGGAGGTGGTTTTACAGAGAATGAGGTGTTGGCCCGGTGTCTCCGTGTGCTGGTCTCACGGGGCCTTGTCGAAAGAATGGAAGATGGCACCAAGATATGCATCCATCAGAGTGTTCACGGGTTTGCCAAGGAAATAGCACATGAGACCGGCTTCATGGAATCTGATAGTAAATTTGGCATCCGTGGTGCGTCAACTGTTCGTGGCCTTTCCATCCACAACTATGTTGACAGGGTTATTCGTATTGACAAGGAAAACTGCTTTCCAAAGCTTCGTACCTTACTCGGAGATTTTGCAGAAGATTCTATCACTGAAGTAGCTCATGCAAAGCGAGGCTTGAGGAAGAGTAGGCTGGAATTCCTGCGTCACTCCAAGTTCCTTCGAGTTGTTGATCTGCATGGTGTCAAACTTGGCACATTACCGGACAGCATTGGTGACATGATCCACCTAAGGTACCTTGGCCTCCGTAGCTGCTGCTTAATGGATCTCCCACCATCGGTTGCCAAGTTGTTGAATCTGGAGACCTTGGACATAACTGATAATCAAGTCCAGAGTATTGTGGATGAATTTTGGAAAATAAAGAAGCTCAAGCATGTCCTCGCAGAAAAGCTCACACTGCCACTTTCAGCAGCCTCCATGGATTTGGTTACTGAACTTGAAACACTCCAAGGAGTGAGATTGTCTTCACAGTGGACGCAGGAGAACTGCCCAATAAAGAATATGGCGAAAATCTTCTCTTTGGCGGTGGTGGGTGCAACAGCTGCATGTGTGCGACTGCTTGCTAAGGCGCTAGAGGAAAAAAGGGCACTTCATCATTTAAAGATAGCAGGTGACCGCATTCCCCTGTTGCGTTCATCCAGATATCAACCACTACAGTACCTGCAATTAGATGGGAAGATCCTTTCAGATGAGGGGGCTGCACAATCTTATCATACCCGTCGTCCTATAACAGCTTCTAGGATTGTCCTGAGGTCATCTTGTATGTCTCAAGAGTTGCTCGGCAGATTTTTGTCGCAGCCAATCGTAAATGAGCTGGAATTGCTAGACAACTCATTCACTGACTTGAAGTTGTTGCTCCAAGGGGATGCATTTAAATACCTcaaaaagctcaagcttgggaaCCTGAAAGAATTGGAAGAACTAGTTATAGGAGAGTCTGCAGTGCCTAACCTTATGACCTTGGAGATTTTTGGATGCCCCAAACTGAAGAAAATCCAAGGCCTCAAGAATTTAGAACAACTCAAAAATTTGTTCTTCTTTGACATGCCAGAGATTGTTGCTCAACTCGAAGCTGTGGACAAAGAACTCTCCGGCAAGATCAAACATGTGAGAACTTCTGCATGGGCAAGTACAACCTGA